A stretch of Lysinibacillus agricola DNA encodes these proteins:
- a CDS encoding LysE family translocator, with product MLSFIAIVLLLFLIPGPAVIITITQTLKGGKKNGISTALGIGLGDLVHTLAAVLGLSAILMNSATAFEVVKFIGVAYLVYLGIQMLLTKPQKIEKPTVEQSPASTSFRQGFLAEILNPKTALFFLAFLPQFIQHNGQSVTVQLLILGITFVVMSALYTILLAIITSFIGEKIFTKTTNNGSRWIEKAVGFVYIGLGVKLALQTQSR from the coding sequence ATGTTATCTTTTATTGCAATAGTTCTTCTCTTATTTTTAATTCCTGGTCCTGCAGTTATCATTACCATTACGCAAACACTGAAAGGTGGAAAAAAGAACGGTATTTCCACTGCATTAGGCATTGGACTAGGTGATTTAGTTCATACGTTAGCAGCTGTATTAGGGTTATCAGCAATTTTAATGAACTCTGCCACTGCCTTTGAAGTGGTGAAATTTATAGGTGTTGCATACCTTGTTTATTTAGGTATTCAAATGCTATTAACAAAACCACAAAAAATAGAAAAACCAACTGTTGAGCAAAGCCCTGCAAGTACTTCATTCCGACAAGGGTTTTTAGCGGAAATTTTAAATCCAAAAACGGCATTGTTTTTCTTAGCATTTTTACCACAATTTATTCAGCATAATGGCCAATCAGTCACTGTACAATTATTGATTTTGGGCATTACATTTGTTGTGATGAGCGCTTTGTATACTATTTTATTAGCAATTATTACTAGCTTCATCGGCGAGAAAATCTTTACGAAGACAACAAACAATGGTTCACGTTGGATTGAAAAGGCTGTTGGGTTCGTTTATATAGGACTAGGCGTTAAATTAGCACTTCAAACTCAAAGTAGATAA